The following is a genomic window from Effusibacillus lacus.
AATACTGGCAACAGGCGTATGTGTATGAATGCAATGATACTTTTCTCTTTTTATCAGTTTAATTAATCTCCAGACATTCAAAACATGGCTGACCAGATTAAGATTTCTTGCAAAGGGAATATGGTGTAAAGTATAGCCTTTCCGCTTCAATTCAGTGCCAATTTCTCCGCAATTACAAGCAGTATCAACCGTATGCCCTTCGTTCTGAAGAGCGTCAACCAGTGGTAACAAAAACTTTTTTAATGTAAAATCAACCGCAGTTACCTGAAGTATCTTCATCTATATTAGCCCTTCTTTTTTGAGTTCGCTTATCTCTTGTTTAATGCCTTCAAAGAAAGAGCGCGGATGGTAATTAAGATCGGCCGCCGCTTTATCAAATGGATAGGATTTGTCTTCTTGCAACCTTTCTATCTGTTCCACAGAAATCAATGGTTTCTTTGACAGTTTACCATAAATAGAAGCCAGCCCTATGGCCAATTTTAAGGGAACATGAAAAAAAATAACTTTTTTCTGTAATAATCCGATAATCATCTGTAAGATTTCTTTATATGTTACAACAGTTCCCCCGGAAAGATCATAATCCTTGTTTTTTGCCTTTTCATTATTTACACAAGCAACAATCGCAGCAGCCAAGTCTTCCACATGAACCGGTTGCATGACTGCCGATCCATCCCCAAAAACAGGGAAAACAGGTGATCGTGCCAGGAAACGAATCAGTTTATGCATATTATGATCCCGACTGTTCCCATAAATCATAGTAGGACGGAGAATCGTGAATGTGGTGTTTTCATACGATTTCTTAAGAATGGATTCTTCAATTTCCTTATACAGGGAACTGTACGCTTGATATTTCGAATAGATGCCTGTAGTATGCACCATAATGATATGGGGAACACGATAGGTATTTGCCAATTGCATCAATAGTGAAGAGTATCGAATATTTGCAATATGAATGATGGTTTCAAAACGGTATTTCTCAAAAACCGCTCTCACCTGATCTTCTTTGGAAAGATCCGCTATTTCTACCAATATCCCTTCATTCTTCTGACCGTTATGAGACCGGGAGATCCCTATTATCTCTTTATGCGGGAACTTCTCACGTATCTTCTTCAGCACAAAACTTCCCGTATTACCTGTCCACCCTGTTATTAAAATCACAACATTTCACCCTCTACAGTCTCCACAGAGTCACTTTGTCAGGGATAGTGTTCACATCTAACACACTTTTCACATCCGCTACAATCCCCTGTTCGTTCTTTAATAAGGCGGTTATACCTTTCCATCCCATGTCGATATAATTCTTGTGAGACACTGCTAAAATCACTGCATCGGCCGCCAGGAGCTCATTTACCTCAATTAGGTCCAATCCGTATTCTGCATGTACTTCCTTCGCATCTGCCAGGGGGTCCGTAACCTGAACTTCTACTCCAAATTCCCATAATTCGCGGATGATATCAATCACTTTAGAATTGCGTATATCCGGCACGTTTTCTTTAAAGGTGAGTCCCAGAATGGTCACACGAGAACCTTGAATCGGAATTCCTTTGAGTATCATCTGCTTAACTAAAGATGTTGCAATAAATTTCCCCATCCCATCATTAATCCTGCGCCCCGCCAATATTACTTGAGGATGGTAACCAATACTCTCTGCCTTATACGTTAAATAGTATGGATCTACACCAATACAATGACCTCCGACAAGCCCGGGCGTAAACCGTAGAAAGTTCCACTTGGTTCCAGCAGCAGCAAGAACTTCGGTTGTGTCTATCTCTAGACGATCAAAGATAATTGCGAGTTCATTCATGAGGGCAATATTCAAATCCCTCTGGGTATTCTCAATTACTTTCGCCGCTTCTGCCACCCTGATCGAGGATGCCCGGTAGACACCCGCCTCTACAACCATACCATACACATCCGCAATGACATTCAACGTATCTTCAGTCTGACCGGAAACCACTTTAACGATTGTTTTGAAAGTATGTTGTTTGTCACCAGGATTGATTCTCTCCGGGGAATACCCAACAAAAAAGTCTTGACTGGCTCGCAAACCGGAATGCTGTTCAAGCACGGGAATACATACTTCTTCGGTAGTTCCCGGATACACGGTAGACTCATAGACAACAATCGTTCCTGGCTGCAGATTTCTACCTACCGTTTCTGACGCTTTTATCAGAGGAGTCAGATCAGGCTGCTTTGCATGATCAATCGGAGTAGGAACCGCAATAATAATAAAGTCACATTCTCTCAAGCGAGCTTCATCATTCGTGAACTCGATTTTCGCCCTTTCCAGTTCTTCTGATTTCACTTCACCCGTATAATCAATGTTTTGCTGCAATGTTGCAATTCGTTTTGAATTAATATCAAATCCGACAACCGGAACCCTCTCTCCAAAGGCTACAGCTACCGGCAAGCCTACATATCCAAGCCCTACAACCGCAATTTTTCGGTTCATGCCCATCACTCCCGGTTCAAATACTGGTATTCATTTTTGATAAAAGACAACAGCCCAGCGAATCCGACGGCTGCAATCAACATTAGAAATCCATATCGCATTCTGTACAAAGTACCTACATTTGGAATCGTATAACTGTATATCAGGATCATAACGCAGCTAAATATAAGGACAATCCAAAATTCTGTACGTCGTCCCCAACGAGCGATTGCAATTGGAAATGCCATTAGCGAAATGTAAATGCCTATCATTTCGAACATCGACAATCGCCGCATCATCGTATTAGATTCCAAGCTCCCTCCCTCAAACCATTGACTTGGAAACGGAGCCAAAAAGCCGATTTGAATAGCTCTCGGAAGATACAAGATCATGTCTTTTACGCTGTGAAAACTGATTTCCATATCTATATTGCTGGCCGCAGACGGGTACCCTCTAAGAAAATCCTCCCTTGTTACTGCAAGGGAATACACTTTGCTTTCCAGAGCACTAGGCATCCACCCCGTCGCTTGCCAATGATTGTCTGGTACGGTCTTTTTTTGCATATCTTCTGCAACCGGCACTTTCTTATCTTCTGCAACCGGTACTTTCTTATCTTCTGCAACCGGTACCTGTTTCACAATACCGGTTTGCGCCAGCGGGGAGATTCCAATCACCAGACTCCACATCAACAAGATTCCGGATACCGCCCGCTCCCATGGCCAGTCTGTCTGGATCGCCCTAAGAAAAAAGATGAATGTCAGAAAAATGCTTAATAATACCGCCGTACCCTGCAGCATTTGTGTTCCATATGGGCGGACAACCCAAACCAAGAAACTTCCGGTCATTATCCATAGTACAACTCGTAAAACGAACCAGAAATTCCATCGGTCTTTCATCTGCGCCAACCGTATCCATCCATAAACAAACAAAAAGCATCCTAATATGGAATATCCATCCTTGTGGATTTGCGTATACCAGGTAGCTGCGGACGGATACATCACGAATGGAAGAACGCACCATAAAGCATAACGATCGACAGACACAAAAACCTTGACAATACGTAACAGAACTACTCCGGCTGTTGCATGCAGCGCTGCATGAATCGGAACCAATGTCCACGGTTCGGGTATTGTTAAGGCATAGACAATCGCCGCAATTCCAGCAGGAGCTTGTCCATCAGGCCTCAGTTCCCACTCGGACCATCCGTGAATCAGAATTCTTTGTGCAAGATCAGCAGCGATACGATGAAAAGTTAGCCAATCTCCTCCAACCAGAAGTCCGTTGCCCGAATGCCAGGCTGGAAACAGATAGGGCAAAACAACCAACTGAACCAGCAGGGCTACTATCATCGAATATACAAAGAACAGGAACCAGATTTTCAGCAGAACTGAAACCTCCTGCCTTTTCGAAAAAACACTCAACATGTCTATTTCACCCCGTAGTAATCACGATACCAGTCGACAAAACGTCCAATCCCTGTTTCAATTGAGGTATTCGGTTGAAAATTCACTTCCCGCATCAGATCGTCAACATCCGCATACGTTTCCGGGACATCCCCTGCCTGCAAGGGAAGAAATTCTTTTTTCGCCTCTCGTCCCAATTTTTCTTCGAGTACCGAAATAAAATGTAACAGTTCAACCGGTCTGTTATTTCCAATATTGTAGATTTTATAAGGTGCATAGCTTGTCCCCGGATCCGGATTGTCCCCACTCCATTCCAAATTCGGCTCAGGCTTTCTGTTGACCAGTCTTATAATCCCTTCCACAATATCATCAATATAGGTAAAATCTCTTTTCATTTTTCCGTGATTAAACACTTTAATAGGTTCACCGGAAAGAATAGCCTTTGTAAACAAGAATAATGCCATATCCGGTCGTCCCCACGGACCGTATACCGTAAAGAACCGCAGCCCTGTTGTCGGCAGCCCATACAAATGGCTGTAGGTATGCGCCATCAGTTCATTTGCTTTTTTCGTCGCTGCATACAGACTTACTGGATGATCCACATTATGATGAACCGAAAACGGCATTTTTGTATTAGCTCCATATACGGAACTTGAGGATGCATAAATCAGATGCTCCACTTGGTTATGTCGGCACGCTTCGAGAATATTCATAAAACCGACGATGTTTGCATCAATGTAAGCATGCGGATTAACCAGACTGTAACGAACCCCCGCCTGGGCAGCCAGATTCACCACAACTGAAATAGAATTCTCGGCAAACATCTGATTGATTGTTTGACGATCTTCCAAGGAACCGCGTATAAACGAAAAACCGGAAATCTCTTGCAGTTGCTTCAGACGGGCTTCTTTTAACGATACTGCATAGTAATCGTTCAGATTATCCAACCCGATAACATTATAACCTTCCGCCAACAATCTCTTTGACAAATGAAATCCAATAAATCCCGCACTTCCGGTAACCAAAATCTGCTTACGCTTGGTCATCGTTCCACTCCTTTCATTTCCTGGCAAACATTCTACTGCTGCTCAAGCCAAGCCTGGAACATCAATACATCCCATAAATAGTACTGCCAATTGCGCTTTCCAGACTGATGTTCTGCCCATTTTTGCCGGATCGGAACCGGGTTGAAAAACCCTTCCCGTCTCAGCCTTTCTTCGTCCAGCAATTGTTCTGCCCATTGACGCAGGGGGCCGCGCAGCCAAGTATCGATCGGCACACCAAATCCCATCTTCGGACGTTCGATCAATTCTTTCGGCACATATTTATATAACACCTGACGCAGCAACCATTTCCCCTGATCGTTCCGGATCTTCATCGCCAAAGGAAGCGTCCAGGCAAACTCCACAATGCGGTGATCAAGCATCGGAACCCGTGACTCCAGACTAACACCCATGCTGGCTCTGTCCACTTTCACCAGGATGTCATCCGGCAAATAGGTCATCATATCCAGATACATCATTCGCTGCGTAAAGTCAGGAAGATGCGCCCATGATTGCTGCTCATTCAGCACTGTCTTAGGCTCAACCGTATCCAATACGACCGCCGTTGGGTTTTTCCAATGGGAAACAAGATCCCGATACATTGCTTCCGGACTTTCCACCGCCAGTATATCTGCCAGTTTGTGGAGTTTGTCACCCGGCAACTGCAGCTTGAATCTATTCGGTACGAGAGGAGCAACCGCT
Proteins encoded in this region:
- a CDS encoding NAD-dependent epimerase/dehydratase family protein; translated protein: MILITGWTGNTGSFVLKKIREKFPHKEIIGISRSHNGQKNEGILVEIADLSKEDQVRAVFEKYRFETIIHIANIRYSSLLMQLANTYRVPHIIMVHTTGIYSKYQAYSSLYKEIEESILKKSYENTTFTILRPTMIYGNSRDHNMHKLIRFLARSPVFPVFGDGSAVMQPVHVEDLAAAIVACVNNEKAKNKDYDLSGGTVVTYKEILQMIIGLLQKKVIFFHVPLKLAIGLASIYGKLSKKPLISVEQIERLQEDKSYPFDKAAADLNYHPRSFFEGIKQEISELKKEGLI
- a CDS encoding nucleotide sugar dehydrogenase, translated to MNRKIAVVGLGYVGLPVAVAFGERVPVVGFDINSKRIATLQQNIDYTGEVKSEELERAKIEFTNDEARLRECDFIIIAVPTPIDHAKQPDLTPLIKASETVGRNLQPGTIVVYESTVYPGTTEEVCIPVLEQHSGLRASQDFFVGYSPERINPGDKQHTFKTIVKVVSGQTEDTLNVIADVYGMVVEAGVYRASSIRVAEAAKVIENTQRDLNIALMNELAIIFDRLEIDTTEVLAAAGTKWNFLRFTPGLVGGHCIGVDPYYLTYKAESIGYHPQVILAGRRINDGMGKFIATSLVKQMILKGIPIQGSRVTILGLTFKENVPDIRNSKVIDIIRELWEFGVEVQVTDPLADAKEVHAEYGLDLIEVNELLAADAVILAVSHKNYIDMGWKGITALLKNEQGIVADVKSVLDVNTIPDKVTLWRL
- a CDS encoding NAD-dependent epimerase, with the protein product MTKRKQILVTGSAGFIGFHLSKRLLAEGYNVIGLDNLNDYYAVSLKEARLKQLQEISGFSFIRGSLEDRQTINQMFAENSISVVVNLAAQAGVRYSLVNPHAYIDANIVGFMNILEACRHNQVEHLIYASSSSVYGANTKMPFSVHHNVDHPVSLYAATKKANELMAHTYSHLYGLPTTGLRFFTVYGPWGRPDMALFLFTKAILSGEPIKVFNHGKMKRDFTYIDDIVEGIIRLVNRKPEPNLEWSGDNPDPGTSYAPYKIYNIGNNRPVELLHFISVLEEKLGREAKKEFLPLQAGDVPETYADVDDLMREVNFQPNTSIETGIGRFVDWYRDYYGVK